The Nitrospirota bacterium region ATGTGATGAGGGCCGGGAGCCGGGATGAGCTATGCCGCTGCAGCAGGGATTCCTTGACCTGGAAAAACATTGGTGCCGAAGGGGGGACTCGAACCCCCATGGGTTGCCCCACACGCCCCTCAAACGTGCGTGTCTACCAATTCCACCACTTCGGCACTCACTACGCGCTTGTGCTGTACAGCTGAGGGACACCGGCTTGGACAGGTTGAGGGAACAGCGGGTACTGCCTGGCCGTGTCCTTTTGACGCGCGTTCTTCCGCGCCTACTTCTTCAGGACCGGCTGCTTCGCGGCAACGGCGGTAAGCCAGCCCGCATGCCGGTTCTCCCGGCCGTGAACGATCTTGAAAAATTCCGCCTGCATTTCCTTGGTTATCGGCCCCGGTTTACCGGTCCCGATCTTCCGGTCGTCCACCTCGCGGATCGGCGTGATCTCGGCCGCGGTACCGGTGAAGAATGCTTCGTCGGCAATGTAAAGCTCGTCGCGTGTGAACCGCTCCTCCACCAACCGCATGCCGCGTTCGGCCGCGAGCTGCATGATCGTCTCGCGGGTGATTCCTTCGAGGATCGAAGTGAGCGGCGGCGTCTTGATCACGCCCTTGCGCACCATGAACACGTTCTCGCCGCTTCCTTCGGCGATGTACCCGTCAGTGTCGAGCAGCATCGCCTCGTCGTATCCGTTCGTGAGCGCCTCACGCTTTGCCAGCAGGGAGTTCGCATAATTCGCCGTGGTCTTGGACCTCACCATGGTCGCGTTCACATGGGGCCTGATGAACGATGATATCTTGACGCGGATGCCGTTCTGGAGCCCCTCTTCGCCCAAGTAGCTGCCCCAGGGCCATACCGCGATCGAGACTTGGATTGGATTCTCCTTCGGGAAGACCCCCATCGCACCGTAGCCGATATAGGCGAGGGGCCTGATGTAGCAGGCCTCAATCTTGTTTACCCGGATGGTCTCAAGGATCGCTTCCGTCACGGCTTCCCGGGTGAAAGGCATCTCCAACTGCAGAATATGGGCGGATTCAAAGAACCGGTTCACGTGCTCGGAGAGCCGAAACACGGCAGAGCCGGAATCCGTCTTGTAGCACCGGATGCCTTCAAAAACGCCCGTACCGTAATGGAGCGAGTGCGTCAGGATGTGGACTTTCGCGTCATCCCAGTCAACGAACGAGCCATTCATCCATATCTTCTCGGTTGCCTGAAGCATAGGGGACATTTATAACAGCCTCTGCCTGAATTGTCAATTACTTTTTCCCCTCTTTTGCTGGAGAAAGAGCACATCCGTCGGGGATGAAACCGGATCCGGCAAAAAAAAACCCCTTCTGCCCGGTGGTAATGAGGCAAGAAGAGGGTTGAGGGAGGAGGGGGCAGGCACGCGCATTATCGCACCAGCCCGGAAATCGTTTGCAACAGGTCATGCCGGGGAGCCGGTTATTCCCCTTTCTTTCCCACCGGCTTCGTCCCGGTCAAATGACGCCGATCGGGATGGGTCAGGAACACTATTTCCTGGACCTTCTTTTGCAGACGATGAACGGCTTTTTGGGTCTCTTGATCCTTCTCACGATCGTCCATCACGAGGTATCGCTCCAGGCTGGCCCTGAGGTCGTGTAAACCGTTGTCACCAGCATCGTCCATCAGAAAAACACCTCCCCGGCGCCCATCGCCAGCAGACAGGAGAAAGCCGACCATGAGAGGCTGTCGTCGGTGCATTGTCCTGCTAAGAGAAATCATACCAGTCCGGAGACACCCTGTAAATAACCCGGTCGGGGTATTTTCGGGGTAGGGGCTCCCGCTCTGCGGCAGGAAGGTGGGTCGAAAAAAAGGAGGCATGTACGGGAAATACTGGGAGCATGAAGGGCCGGTCGCTTCAGGCGGTCAGATGATGCCTGTCTTGCGGGCCTTGATCAGGGCCTCGCCGCGGTCCTTGGCCTGCAGTTTTTCGTAAATGTTTTTTATATGCGTATGCACGGTGTGGGAACTGATGCCCAGGCGCAGCGATATCTCTTTGTAGGTCAGCCCCTGCTCGATGCACTTGACGATGTCCCGTTCGCGCAGGCTCAGGATGTACAGCTCCCCGACGGCCTCGTCCTGAAACTCGTGGATCACCTTCCGGGCGATCTTGGGGCTCATGGGCGCCCCGCCCTTGTTGATCTCATGGATCGCCTCGACGATCTCCCGGGGGGTGCTGCCCTTGAGGATGTAACCCGAGGCCCCGGCTTTGATCGCGGAGAACACATTCTCCCGGTCCTCGAAGACCGTGTGGGCCATGATCTCGATCCGGGGCATTTCCTCTTTCGCTTTTTTGATCAGCTCGATGCCGGACATGCCCGGGAGCCCCAGATCGGCAAGCATCACGTCGGGCGCCACCTTCTTGAGAGACCGCAGTGCATCCTCGGCGCTGCTGAATCCCCCGGCCACCGTAATCCCCGACTCGCCGCTCAGGAGCAGCTTGAGACTTTCCAGGAGGATGGGGTCGTCTTCGACAATCACCAGGCGCATAAACTCACCTTAGCACAGTTTTCATTGAATTGCCATACCCTCGGCAGGGTATCGTAAGGGGAAGGGAAGCATGAACCTGACGGCAGTCCCCCTCTCGTTCGAAATAGCCACGGTCCCGCCGATGTCGACAGCCCGGGTTTTCATATGCGAAAGCCCCCTGCCTCCCGATTGGCCATCGTTCACGCCGATGCCGTTGTCGCGGATCGTGAGGAGCACTGCCTCGGGAGCGACCCGGAAGCCGACCCTGACTTCCGAGGCCTTTGCATGCTTGATGACGTTGGTCAGCGCCTCCTTGTAGATCTTGAAGATGTTCACCCAGGTGAGGCTGCCCGGCTGCTCGGTGATGTCCTGGACATCCGCATCGATCGCAAACCCGATATTGTGCGTCTTGATCATGTTCGCGCCCTGGTTCCGGAGCTCGACCGCGAGCGTCCGCCACGTGAGGTCCCTGCTGTCAAGGCTGTGCATGAAGCCGCGGACCTCTGCGATGCCTTCCCGCGAAAGCTGGGATATCGTGGCCAGCAGCTTCCCGACCGATTCCTGGTCTTTCGCCTTCCGCACAAGCTCCGAGAGGATGCTGATATTCGTCGTGATCCCGCCGATGCCGTCATGCAGGTCCATGAGGAGCTTTTCCTTTTCCACCCGGTACCGCCGTTCAGTCTCGATCCGCTCCTGATACTGTCTGACGCTTTCCTCGTAGAACTTGACCTTCGCTTCTTCCGCCTCGGAACGCCCCTACCTGGCCTTTCCGTTTGACAGACCGCCCGTCAGGCGCTACACTAGAATAAGTTCCTTTCAAGGAGGCCTTTATGCAGATCAAGACCATCCTCTTTCCTACCGATTTTTCCCGGGGGGCGCGGGCCGCGATGGACCATGCCGTTTCGCTTGCCCGCGACTACGATGCCAAGCTCATCCTGCTCTACGTGATCCAGGACATCAGCATCGCAGAATGGTACATCCCCTCGTCTCTTTCCATGAGTGATCTCGTTGAGGACATGGAGAAGAGTGCCTGGAAGGAAATGGAAAAGTGGATCGCGGAGGTTTCGACCGGGGTGAGCAAGGTCGAAAAGATGGTCATGCGGGGCGTTCCTTTTGTCGAGATCATCAGGACCGCCAAGGAACAGAACGCCGACCTTATCGTCATCGGCACGCACGGCAGGACCGGCATCGATCACATGCTCTTCGGCAGTACCGCGGAAAAGGTCGTCCGGAAGTCGCCCTGTGCGGTGCTCACCGTGCGCATCCCCGGAAAGGAATTCACGATGCCGTGATGCAATAACCGCAGCGTCAGGGAGACCAAAAAAGGCAGGCCCGAAGGCCTGCCTATCGTCGTCGTTCTCTCTGTCGCGGGTCCGCCCGCGTTCTTCCCGAAGCCTTACTGCCCCAGCAGCGTCGTGAACGTATCGTGGTGGCGTTCTTCGTCGCTCAGGATCTCTTCAAAGAGCAGGCGGGTCGTTTCATCGCCTTCCGATGCAGCCTGTTTGATGATGTCCTTATACAACGTAATTGCCTCCTCTTCGGCCTTCACGTCGGCCTTGAGCATCTGCGTTTCATTGCCGCCGACCGCGATCGGATTGGGCTTGGTCGTGGGGTTCACATCGAAGTAGAAGAGACGCTCCGCGATCTTTTCCGCGTGCTTCATCTCCTCCACGGCGATCTCCTCGAACACGTCCATCAGCGATGGCGAGTTGAGGCCCTTCACCATGATATGATGCCACATGTACTGGACGATTGCCTGCAGCTCTCCTGCGATCGCCTGGTTCATCATCTCCGTCAGCTTCGGGCTTGCCTTCTGTACCATACAATCCTCCTTAGACGTGCATGCGTGAGTGACTCTGCCGGTCAACTATGAAGTAACTATAGCATAGAGACGGCGTCTTTGCCAGGGGGGAAACAGTGATCGAGCCAGTTTGATCGCGCGCCTTCCTAAATTCCAGTTGCCTTGGGCGCCGTCATTCTCTATAATGTGCGGGCATTCATTCGGATAAAGGAGTCCGCCCATGGGCAAAAATCTTGTACACAAAATCCTGGAATCCCATCTCATGGAAGGAACGCTCAACGCCGGGACCGAGATCGCGATCAGGATCGACCAGACCCTGACCCAGGACGCGACGGGCACCATGACCTATCTCCAGTTCGAGGCCATGGACGTGCCGCGCGTGAAAACGGAGCTGTCTGTGAGCTACGTCGACCACAACACCCTCCAGGACGGCTTTGAGAACGCTGACGACCACCGCTATCTCCAGACCGTGGCGTCCCGCTACGGCATCCGGTACTCGAAGGCAGGCAACGGTATCTGTCACCAGGTCCATCTTGAACGTTTCGGCAGGCCGGGAAGGACGCTCCTGGGATCCGATTCCCATACGCCTACCAACGGCGGAATCGGCATGATCGCCATCGGCGCGGGCGGCCTCGATGTCGCCGTCGCCATGGGCGGAGGTCCCTTCTACCTGACCTGCCCCAACGTCGTCAAGGTGAACCTGACGGGTCGACTGAAGCCATGGGTATCGGCCAAGGACGTGATTCTCTCCCTCCTGAGGATGCTCACCACCAGGGGCAACGTCGGCGCCGTGCTCGAATACGGCGGCGAGGGCGTGAAGACATTATCAGTTCCCGAACGCGCTACCATCACGAACATGGGCGCCGAGCTTGGCGTTACTACCTCTGTCTTCCCGAGCGACGAGGTCACCAGAGCGTTCCTCAGGGCGCAGCGCAGGGATGCCGACTGGACGGCGCTGGCGGCGGACGCGGATGCCACCTACGACAGGGTGATCGACCTTGACCTGGGCCAGGTCGAGCCGCTGATGGCGAAGCCGCATTCGCCGGACAGCATCGGCACGGTTCGGGAGCTTGCAGGAATGAAGGTGGACCAGGTCATGGTCGGCTCCTGCACCAACTCTTCTTACCGCGACCTGATGATCGTCGCTTCGATGTTAAAAGGGAGAAGGGTCTTCCCGGACGTCAGCTTTGGTGTGGCGCCCGGCTCGCGGCAGGTGCTCGAAATGATCGCGAAGAACGGTGCGCTGGCGGACATCATCGCTGCCGGCGCGCGGGTGCTCGAATCCACGTGCGGCTTCTGCATCGGCGCGGGCCAGGCTCCCAAAACGGACGCCGTCTCGATCCGGACCAGCAACCGCAACTTCGAGGGCCGCTCCGGCACGAAGGGCGCGAAGGTGTTCCTCGCCAGCCCGGAATCGGCGGTTGCCGCGGCCCTCGCGGGCGGCATCATGGATCCCCGCGACCTGGGCATTCCCTATCCGGAGATCGCAATGCCGGAGCAGTTCTGGATCGAGGACTCGATGATCCTCCCGCCGGCCAGGGACCCCCTGTCGGTGGCGGTGTTCCGCGGTCCGAACATCGGAGATCCCCCGGCGGCCGATCCGCTGCCGGACGCGATCAGGGGCGTTGCCGCGATCAAGGTCGGCGACAAGATCACCACGGACCACATCATGCCTGCGGGCTCGCGGCTCAAGTACCGTTCGAACATTCCGAAATACGCTGCGTTCGTGTTCGAAGGGATCGACGCGTCATTCTCGGCGAGAGCGCTCGAAAACAAGAAGGCGGGCATTCACAACATTGTCATCGCGGGCGCGAGCTACGGCCAGGGGTCGAGCCGCGAGCACGCGGCAATCTGTCCCATGTACCTCGGCGTCAAGGCAGTGATCGCAAAATCCTTCGAGCGCATCCACGCTGCCAATCTCATCAACTTCGGCATCCTGCCGCTCACCTTCGCGAGCGAAGGCGATTACGACGTTATCGGAGCCGGCGACAGACTTGAGATCGGGAACATCAAAGCGGCGCTTCGGGCTGGCAGGGGTCTCGCGCTGCAAGATGCGACAAACGGTAACACCTTTGCCCTGAAATGCGCGGTGAGCGCCAGGCAGATGGACATTCTGCTGGCCGGCGGGATGCTGAACTATACGAAGGCGCGAAGCACCTAAGGCGGCGTCAAGAGACTTGCCGAATACATGACAAAGCCGCGATCCTGCGAGCGCGGCTTTGTCATGAGGACTGAAAAGGAAATTTTCGGTATCGTTTGCACTACACCTTCGCGTCCCTCAGATACTGGGCCGCATCTTCGGGCGGCGTGGGATTGATGTAGAAGCCAGATCCCCACTCGAATCCCGCGACGCGGGTGAGGCGCGGCATGATCTCGAGGTGCCAGTGGAAGTCATCGTTCAGGGTATGCCAGTGACCGCGCCGCGGCACCCGGTTCGGAGCGGTGTAGAGCATGTAGTTGTACGGCGGGGAGTTCAGAACCTTATCGAGCCTCCTGAGCGTGTTCCTGATCGTTCGGGAGAAGTCCATGATCTCTTCCTTCGTAACGTCGACATAGGAGCAGACGTGCTTCTTGGGATAGATCCAGGTCTCGAAGGGGAACCGCGGCGCAAAAGGCACCATGACGATGAAATGCCTCGTCTCTTCCACGATGCGTTCCGGGGACGAGAGCTCCTGCCTTATGATATCGCAGAAGATGCAGCGCTCCTTGTAGTCGTAGTATGACTTCGCACCGTCAAGCTTTTCCTTCACGAATTTCGGAATGATCGGGGTCGCAATGATCTGGGAATGAGCATGGTTGATCGCAGAACCTGCGGTCCAGCCCTGGTTCTTGAAGACCAGCACGTACCGAAGCCTGCTGTCCCTCTCCAGGTCCAGGATCCGGTCGCGATAGGCCCAGAGCACCTTTTCGACCTGGTTCTCGGAAAGCTCCTCCAGCCGGACGGCGTGATCGGGGCCTTCCACGATCATCTCGTGCGCCCCGATGCCGT contains the following coding sequences:
- a CDS encoding branched-chain amino acid transaminase is translated as MLQATEKIWMNGSFVDWDDAKVHILTHSLHYGTGVFEGIRCYKTDSGSAVFRLSEHVNRFFESAHILQLEMPFTREAVTEAILETIRVNKIEACYIRPLAYIGYGAMGVFPKENPIQVSIAVWPWGSYLGEEGLQNGIRVKISSFIRPHVNATMVRSKTTANYANSLLAKREALTNGYDEAMLLDTDGYIAEGSGENVFMVRKGVIKTPPLTSILEGITRETIMQLAAERGMRLVEERFTRDELYIADEAFFTGTAAEITPIREVDDRKIGTGKPGPITKEMQAEFFKIVHGRENRHAGWLTAVAAKQPVLKK
- a CDS encoding ATP-binding protein: MEKEKLLMDLHDGIGGITTNISILSELVRKAKDQESVGKLLATISQLSREGIAEVRGFMHSLDSRDLTWRTLAVELRNQGANMIKTHNIGFAIDADVQDITEQPGSLTWVNIFKIYKEALTNVIKHAKASEVRVGFRVAPEAVLLTIRDNGIGVNDGQSGGRGLSHMKTRAVDIGGTVAISNERGTAVRFMLPFPLRYPAEGMAIQ
- the galT gene encoding galactose-1-phosphate uridylyltransferase, translated to MSRLRKDPVVGRWIIVSTKRPKKPEDYSFEEPQDDVTPAECPFCGGNEAKTPPEIMSFRMERTQPNTTGWWVRVIPSKFPVLEIEGTLEREGSGIYDWMNGIGAHEMIVEGPDHAVRLEELSENQVEKVLWAYRDRILDLERDSRLRYVLVFKNQGWTAGSAINHAHSQIIATPIIPKFVKEKLDGAKSYYDYKERCIFCDIIRQELSSPERIVEETRHFIVMVPFAPRFPFETWIYPKKHVCSYVDVTKEEIMDFSRTIRNTLRRLDKVLNSPPYNYMLYTAPNRVPRRGHWHTLNDDFHWHLEIMPRLTRVAGFEWGSGFYINPTPPEDAAQYLRDAKV
- a CDS encoding response regulator transcription factor, coding for MRLVIVEDDPILLESLKLLLSGESGITVAGGFSSAEDALRSLKKVAPDVMLADLGLPGMSGIELIKKAKEEMPRIEIMAHTVFEDRENVFSAIKAGASGYILKGSTPREIVEAIHEINKGGAPMSPKIARKVIHEFQDEAVGELYILSLRERDIVKCIEQGLTYKEISLRLGISSHTVHTHIKNIYEKLQAKDRGEALIKARKTGII
- a CDS encoding ferritin-like domain-containing protein is translated as MVQKASPKLTEMMNQAIAGELQAIVQYMWHHIMVKGLNSPSLMDVFEEIAVEEMKHAEKIAERLFYFDVNPTTKPNPIAVGGNETQMLKADVKAEEEAITLYKDIIKQAASEGDETTRLLFEEILSDEERHHDTFTTLLGQ
- a CDS encoding universal stress protein; this translates as MQIKTILFPTDFSRGARAAMDHAVSLARDYDAKLILLYVIQDISIAEWYIPSSLSMSDLVEDMEKSAWKEMEKWIAEVSTGVSKVEKMVMRGVPFVEIIRTAKEQNADLIVIGTHGRTGIDHMLFGSTAEKVVRKSPCAVLTVRIPGKEFTMP
- a CDS encoding aconitate hydratase is translated as MGKNLVHKILESHLMEGTLNAGTEIAIRIDQTLTQDATGTMTYLQFEAMDVPRVKTELSVSYVDHNTLQDGFENADDHRYLQTVASRYGIRYSKAGNGICHQVHLERFGRPGRTLLGSDSHTPTNGGIGMIAIGAGGLDVAVAMGGGPFYLTCPNVVKVNLTGRLKPWVSAKDVILSLLRMLTTRGNVGAVLEYGGEGVKTLSVPERATITNMGAELGVTTSVFPSDEVTRAFLRAQRRDADWTALAADADATYDRVIDLDLGQVEPLMAKPHSPDSIGTVRELAGMKVDQVMVGSCTNSSYRDLMIVASMLKGRRVFPDVSFGVAPGSRQVLEMIAKNGALADIIAAGARVLESTCGFCIGAGQAPKTDAVSIRTSNRNFEGRSGTKGAKVFLASPESAVAAALAGGIMDPRDLGIPYPEIAMPEQFWIEDSMILPPARDPLSVAVFRGPNIGDPPAADPLPDAIRGVAAIKVGDKITTDHIMPAGSRLKYRSNIPKYAAFVFEGIDASFSARALENKKAGIHNIVIAGASYGQGSSREHAAICPMYLGVKAVIAKSFERIHAANLINFGILPLTFASEGDYDVIGAGDRLEIGNIKAALRAGRGLALQDATNGNTFALKCAVSARQMDILLAGGMLNYTKARST